A portion of the Chondrinema litorale genome contains these proteins:
- a CDS encoding DUF4159 domain-containing protein, which produces MKLLTLIISSLLTLSLNAHSQDYSFKIAKLKYNGGGDWYANKTSLPNLIEFCNQSLNMNINPEDDIVEVGSPEIYSYPFIYMTGHGNVVFSAQEAENLRNYLISGGFLHIDDNYGLDKFIRVEMKKVFPELDFIELPYNHPIYHQKFDFKEGLPKIHEHDNKPPQGFGIVYEGRLVCFYSYECDLGNGWEDQVIYNDPENVRQKALQMGANILSYACTNF; this is translated from the coding sequence ATGAAATTATTAACCCTTATTATTTCGAGTTTACTTACATTATCGCTAAATGCCCATAGTCAGGATTATTCCTTTAAAATTGCCAAACTTAAATATAATGGTGGTGGAGACTGGTATGCCAATAAAACTTCGCTACCAAATTTGATTGAATTCTGCAATCAGAGCTTAAATATGAATATAAATCCAGAAGATGATATAGTTGAAGTAGGTAGTCCAGAGATTTATTCATATCCATTTATATACATGACAGGTCATGGTAATGTAGTATTTTCGGCACAAGAAGCAGAAAATCTGAGAAATTATCTAATCTCTGGAGGCTTTCTCCATATTGACGATAACTACGGACTCGATAAATTTATTAGGGTAGAAATGAAAAAAGTTTTTCCAGAACTCGATTTTATTGAGCTACCTTATAACCATCCTATATATCATCAAAAATTTGATTTTAAAGAAGGGCTCCCAAAAATACATGAACACGACAACAAACCTCCTCAAGGGTTTGGAATAGTTTACGAAGGTAGATTGGTATGCTTCTACTCTTATGAGTGTGATTTGGGTAACGGATGGGAAGATCAGGTAATTTATAACGACCCTGAGAATGTACGCCAAAAAGCCTTACAAATGGGTGCTAATATACTCTCGTACGCTTGTACAAACTTTTAA
- a CDS encoding RsmE family RNA methyltransferase yields MHAFYHPDTNKTDIEIKLSEAESLHCSKVLRLKAGDEIHIFNGKGGIFNGKIAKQEKKQTIVAIQSQISDIKQREFKIHLAIAPTKNTDRIEWFVEKAIEIGIDKITFILSRYSERKHLRLDRIHKIAVSAMKQSYNPFYPEITELQRFEDFLQSDIEEKEKYLAYEETATNQSLIKEAKPNSSYCIIVGPEGGFNSEELQNADNAGFKKVSLGPNRLRTETAGVVACNILNMIHLR; encoded by the coding sequence ATGCATGCATTTTACCATCCAGATACCAATAAAACAGATATTGAGATTAAATTATCAGAAGCTGAATCTTTACATTGCAGCAAAGTGTTAAGGTTGAAAGCGGGTGATGAAATTCATATATTTAATGGTAAAGGAGGGATTTTTAATGGCAAGATTGCAAAACAAGAAAAAAAGCAAACGATAGTTGCCATTCAATCACAAATAAGTGATATAAAACAAAGAGAATTCAAAATTCATCTGGCTATAGCTCCTACTAAAAATACAGACAGAATAGAATGGTTTGTGGAAAAAGCCATTGAAATAGGCATTGATAAGATCACCTTTATTCTTAGCAGGTATTCCGAAAGAAAACACCTGAGATTAGACAGAATTCATAAAATAGCAGTTAGTGCTATGAAACAATCTTACAATCCTTTTTATCCAGAAATAACAGAACTTCAAAGATTTGAAGATTTTTTACAAAGTGATATTGAGGAAAAAGAAAAATATTTGGCTTACGAAGAAACAGCAACAAATCAATCTTTAATAAAAGAGGCTAAGCCAAACAGTTCTTATTGTATTATTGTTGGGCCAGAAGGTGGCTTTAATTCAGAAGAATTACAAAATGCAGATAACGCCGGATTTAAAAAAGTAAGTCTCGGACCGAACAGGTTAAGAACAGAAACAGCAGGTGTTGTAGCATGTAATATTTTAAATATGATTCATCTGCGTTAA
- a CDS encoding HD domain-containing protein, with the protein MVSKLKENCSKLLEKYSPNIEFTTKTLNTIFSYYTETHRAYHNLTHINDLLNTLTDKGLHLENPDLIYLAVWFHDIIYDPQSKENETKSAEFATKTLKHTCLEKQQIEYIEALIIATAKHNWFDNQLDAAYFLDADLSILGSETAKYDLYSSQIRKEYISYPDSIFYSGRKKVLINFLQRENIYYSKFFKDKFEAQARKNIQREVESYS; encoded by the coding sequence ATGGTAAGTAAATTAAAGGAAAACTGTAGTAAACTTTTAGAAAAGTATAGCCCAAACATAGAATTTACTACTAAAACTTTAAACACCATTTTTTCTTATTATACAGAAACTCACAGAGCTTATCATAATCTCACACATATAAATGACCTTCTTAACACGCTAACAGATAAAGGCCTTCATTTAGAAAATCCAGATTTAATTTATTTGGCAGTATGGTTTCATGATATTATTTATGATCCACAGAGTAAAGAAAATGAAACCAAAAGTGCTGAGTTCGCTACAAAAACATTAAAACACACATGTTTAGAAAAGCAGCAAATTGAATATATTGAAGCATTAATTATAGCTACAGCAAAGCATAATTGGTTCGATAATCAACTAGACGCAGCCTATTTTTTAGATGCAGATTTATCTATTTTAGGTAGTGAAACAGCCAAATACGATTTATATTCTTCACAAATAAGAAAAGAATACATATCATATCCAGACAGTATTTTTTATAGTGGAAGAAAAAAAGTATTGATTAATTTCCTTCAAAGAGAAAATATTTACTATTCGAAATTTTTTAAGGATAAATTTGAAGCTCAAGCAAGAAAAAATATACAAAGAGAAGTTGAAAGTTATTCTTAA
- a CDS encoding alpha/beta hydrolase — protein MQFTFFNTAIFVIIAYLLLCVVYYLIQEKIIFLPEKLADSYKHQTKLSFDEINIKTEEGVTINALHFKKKNAIGAILYFHGNAGSLKRWIEVVHYFDKFPYDFFIYDYRSYGKSIGKKTEEGMYIDARYCMKYLMNFFNPKEIILYGRSLGTGIASKMATEHNVKAVILETPYYNLYDVAKHYAPFVPYKLLMRFSFRSDLCLPQIKCPVYIFHGTKDKIVPYSSAKKLSGKLNGNGKFVTIPNAGHNNLEDFDRFNIELNHILT, from the coding sequence ATGCAATTCACTTTTTTCAATACAGCTATTTTTGTAATAATCGCTTATTTATTGTTATGTGTTGTTTACTATCTAATTCAGGAAAAAATCATTTTTTTACCAGAAAAACTAGCCGATAGCTATAAACATCAAACAAAACTTTCCTTTGATGAAATCAATATTAAAACAGAAGAAGGAGTAACAATTAATGCATTACATTTTAAGAAGAAAAATGCAATCGGAGCCATTTTATATTTCCATGGCAATGCAGGCAGTTTAAAAAGATGGATAGAGGTAGTCCATTATTTTGATAAATTCCCTTACGATTTTTTTATTTACGACTATCGTTCGTATGGTAAAAGTATTGGTAAAAAAACGGAAGAAGGCATGTATATAGATGCCAGATACTGTATGAAATACTTAATGAATTTTTTTAATCCAAAAGAAATTATATTATATGGTAGGTCTCTAGGCACTGGAATCGCTTCAAAAATGGCAACTGAACACAACGTAAAAGCTGTTATTTTAGAAACACCCTATTATAATCTATACGATGTAGCAAAACATTATGCACCTTTCGTACCTTATAAGTTATTAATGAGATTTAGTTTTAGGTCGGATTTATGTTTGCCGCAAATAAAATGTCCAGTTTATATATTCCATGGAACTAAAGACAAGATCGTTCCTTATAGTTCTGCAAAAAAACTATCGGGGAAATTAAATGGGAATGGTAAATTTGTAACTATTCCAAATGCTGGACACAATAATCTGGAAGACTTTGATAGATTTAATATCGAATTAAACCATATCTTAACTTAA
- a CDS encoding SiaB family protein kinase, whose amino-acid sequence MTRKLSLFEYYSLIQHENVIISYKGPVTAVIMAEISADIRSKLADNPKAGRKVFSVFMELSQNILYYSAEKVTFSNKKDSVGLLLVTETEEEYIFSCGNLVENVYVDELVESGEIINSMDKDDLRKLKKEQRNKPQGSRSKGAGIGLIQVALTSGNPLQMEVRQVDDQVSFFSLSVKINK is encoded by the coding sequence ATGACTAGAAAACTAAGTTTGTTTGAATATTATTCACTTATTCAACATGAAAATGTAATTATTTCTTACAAAGGGCCAGTAACTGCAGTAATCATGGCTGAAATCAGTGCTGATATACGCTCAAAATTAGCCGATAATCCTAAAGCAGGTAGAAAAGTATTTTCAGTGTTTATGGAGTTATCACAAAACATTTTATACTACTCAGCAGAGAAGGTTACTTTTTCTAATAAAAAAGATAGTGTTGGTCTTCTTTTAGTTACAGAAACAGAGGAAGAATATATTTTTTCATGTGGCAATCTGGTTGAAAATGTATACGTAGATGAGTTAGTAGAAAGTGGTGAAATCATCAATTCAATGGACAAAGATGATTTAAGAAAACTCAAAAAAGAACAAAGGAATAAGCCACAAGGATCTAGAAGTAAAGGTGCTGGTATTGGTCTTATTCAAGTTGCACTTACATCAGGAAATCCACTTCAGATGGAAGTGAGACAGGTAGATGATCAGGTTTCTTTCTTTTCTTTATCAGTTAAAATAAATAAATAA
- a CDS encoding DUF1987 domain-containing protein: MAQEILNNLEIEGEKGTFFTPSVNFNAETGVCTLEGESYLEDTWEFYDKLLSWLQEYSKTGKALRFDFKLTYFNTSSSKGILDLLKMIKKYEEEGGDVTVNWYHPEDDEDNVEEAEDFKDDTGLDIAIIPY, from the coding sequence ATGGCACAAGAAATATTAAACAATCTAGAAATTGAAGGCGAAAAAGGTACATTTTTTACGCCAAGTGTAAATTTTAACGCAGAGACAGGAGTATGTACTTTAGAGGGTGAGTCTTATCTTGAAGATACTTGGGAGTTTTATGATAAACTGCTAAGCTGGTTACAAGAATATTCAAAAACTGGAAAAGCTTTAAGATTTGATTTTAAACTTACTTATTTTAATACAAGTTCATCTAAAGGTATTTTGGACTTATTAAAAATGATTAAGAAATACGAAGAGGAAGGTGGTGATGTTACTGTTAACTGGTATCATCCAGAAGATGATGAAGATAACGTAGAGGAAGCAGAAGACTTTAAAGATGATACTGGTTTGGATATTGCGATTATTCCTTACTAA